From Sulfuracidifex tepidarius, one genomic window encodes:
- a CDS encoding nucleoside hydrolase — translation MDKRNHLSVNSDKITIIDSDTASDDTTAITLASSLGDLKAITVVAGNVDFKNEIKNALFTKEYLDLDSPVFVGSERPILNQWRTVEEVHGKNGMGRLTDINPKSLPEPAFAPDAIISLAQQYKGKLEILAVSPLTNLALAYLKEPSLPSLVRKVWIMGGAFTRGNTTQLAEFNFWTDPEAAQIVLNAGFDITIVPWEVAEESAMVYDEEWNKIESLKTKKAKLFIEANAVMREFSKLKENLKGSVHPDSLTVAIAHDQTIATERKKFYVSVETCGSSRGGMLIDWYGLTGKEPNAEIVTRANREKFMELLISVLST, via the coding sequence ATGGATAAAAGAAATCATCTCTCAGTAAATAGTGACAAAATAACCATAATAGATTCAGATACAGCAAGTGACGATACGACCGCAATTACACTAGCATCTAGTCTAGGCGATCTAAAAGCCATTACAGTAGTCGCAGGAAATGTAGATTTCAAGAACGAAATAAAGAATGCTTTGTTCACCAAGGAATACTTGGACCTTGACTCTCCAGTTTTCGTTGGTAGTGAAAGACCAATATTGAACCAGTGGAGAACTGTAGAGGAAGTTCATGGAAAAAACGGCATGGGAAGGCTAACAGACATTAATCCTAAATCCTTACCAGAACCTGCTTTTGCGCCTGACGCTATAATCTCTTTAGCTCAGCAATACAAAGGAAAACTGGAAATATTGGCAGTATCTCCCTTAACTAATCTAGCTTTAGCCTACCTAAAGGAACCTAGTCTTCCTAGTTTAGTGAGGAAAGTATGGATTATGGGAGGAGCGTTCACTAGAGGGAACACAACCCAGCTGGCGGAATTCAACTTTTGGACAGACCCGGAAGCCGCCCAAATAGTTCTCAATGCAGGGTTCGACATAACTATAGTCCCCTGGGAGGTAGCTGAAGAAAGTGCAATGGTCTATGATGAGGAATGGAACAAGATAGAGTCACTTAAAACAAAAAAGGCTAAGCTGTTCATAGAAGCCAACGCTGTAATGAGGGAGTTCTCCAAGTTGAAAGAGAACTTGAAAGGAAGCGTCCACCCTGATTCCCTCACTGTAGCTATTGCTCACGACCAAACTATAGCTACAGAAAGAAAGAAATTTTACGTTAGTGTCGAGACATGCGGAAGTTCCAGAGGGGGGATGTTAATAGACTGGTACGGTTTGACAGGAAAGGAACCAAACGCAGAAATAGTAACGAGGGCTAACCGAGAGAAGTTCATGGAATTGCTTATTTCTGTACTTTCAACTTAG
- a CDS encoding Fur family transcriptional regulator: MSEDIANELRRKGLKVTPQRLAIMKIILRNGHYNGEQIYEELKKTEPSISLSTVYNTLETLKDAGLVNSFEANGMKWYEAKVEPHVNVFCIDMNEIIDMEVNVGSMVRDIQERGIDVKSLNIVVYADCSKLKVQK, from the coding sequence ATGAGTGAAGATATTGCTAATGAATTAAGAAGAAAGGGACTAAAGGTTACACCGCAAAGGCTGGCGATAATGAAGATCATTTTAAGAAACGGTCATTACAACGGAGAACAGATATATGAGGAGCTCAAGAAGACAGAGCCGAGCATAAGCCTTTCGACAGTCTATAATACTCTAGAGACGCTAAAGGACGCTGGGTTGGTGAACTCATTTGAAGCGAATGGGATGAAATGGTATGAGGCCAAGGTAGAGCCTCACGTTAATGTTTTCTGTATTGATATGAATGAAATAATAGACATGGAAGTAAATGTGGGGTCAATGGTTAGAGATATACAAGAGAGAGGAATAGATGTAAAGAGTCTAAACATAGTGGTCTATGCCGACTGTTCTAAGTTGAAAGTACAGAAATAA
- a CDS encoding MTH1187 family thiamine-binding protein: MGKVLVDISVEPIGTSSTSISRYVRIAFEVLKEKGLKFYPAPSMTTIELDDLSSLGSIIKEINDRLEKEGVKRVVTIIKVDDRRDKENSIDHKLDVIKL, from the coding sequence ATGGGTAAAGTTCTGGTTGATATATCCGTGGAACCCATAGGAACTTCATCAACTAGCATTTCTAGATACGTCAGGATCGCCTTTGAAGTACTGAAAGAAAAGGGACTTAAATTCTATCCTGCGCCTTCAATGACTACAATAGAACTAGACGACCTAAGCTCACTGGGATCTATAATAAAAGAAATCAATGATAGATTAGAAAAAGAGGGCGTAAAAAGAGTAGTCACTATCATAAAAGTAGACGATAGGAGAGACAAAGAGAACTCAATAGACCACAAACTAGATGTTATAAAGCTCTAA
- a CDS encoding CBS domain-containing protein, translating to MGLIREPITVRPHDSLLQTLKIMVMDYVPKAVVADERGIPLGTVTQKDILKFIYYHGEKRSFSSIKVSEFMEKDFIAVNEGVDYLEAAHIFESKKVPMLVITSQEGKVIGMIIKSDLSGFYASKIKGLHKVKDFMIKDPICLNVKDSVYDSFRLMVEKGLGRIPLTNDDGKLEGIVTTTDMLFISPFLKAKSDVKVEDIMNPDPFVVYEEEDLSSAAKLMANRKIKSVPVINDSGRPIGLITTSDVVRALTSDSVREYLFEIKMYTTSF from the coding sequence ATGGGACTTATCAGGGAACCTATCACGGTTAGACCTCATGATTCTCTATTGCAAACACTTAAGATCATGGTGATGGATTACGTTCCTAAGGCAGTGGTCGCAGACGAGAGGGGAATTCCGCTCGGGACAGTTACTCAGAAAGACATCTTGAAGTTTATATATTATCATGGAGAAAAAAGATCTTTTTCTTCCATTAAAGTCTCTGAGTTCATGGAGAAAGACTTCATTGCAGTGAACGAGGGAGTGGATTATTTAGAGGCTGCACACATCTTCGAATCCAAAAAAGTTCCTATGCTGGTAATAACTTCTCAAGAAGGGAAAGTCATAGGGATGATAATTAAGAGTGATCTTTCCGGATTTTATGCAAGCAAAATAAAAGGTTTGCACAAAGTTAAAGATTTCATGATAAAGGATCCTATATGTTTGAACGTTAAGGACTCTGTTTATGATTCCTTTAGACTCATGGTGGAAAAAGGATTGGGTAGAATACCCTTAACTAATGATGATGGAAAGCTGGAGGGGATAGTTACGACTACGGATATGCTTTTCATTTCTCCGTTCTTGAAGGCGAAAAGTGATGTAAAGGTAGAGGATATTATGAATCCTGATCCTTTCGTTGTTTATGAGGAGGAGGACCTCTCTTCTGCAGCCAAGCTTATGGCAAACAGAAAAATCAAGAGTGTCCCTGTCATAAACGATTCTGGAAGACCGATCGGATTGATAACGACTTCAGATGTAGTCAGAGCCCTAACAAGCGATAGCGTTAGAGAGTACCTCTTCGAGATTAAGATGTATACTACGTCTTTTTAG
- a CDS encoding cation diffusion facilitator family transporter, giving the protein MKPIVSFVIAFVATTIAWIFTFSPLTFLEFSHSLADVLSVVISAWIVRNLNAKNKGFTYGLHRREILSVIINVSVMIITSLLAVIFAFQELILKTYEASELPLILASIVSAAFMTVANGKYGIKEHALVDSIDYITGAVTGTAVAITGIYILNPLASLLLVVINIYLAFPLLKQSYYVLMEKSPVDVSRIQGDLKEVEPSVHHVHVWSICEHVRVATLHVVASPNERLEEVEKRRIVLEKLLKEKYEINHVTIQFEANGTDLATN; this is encoded by the coding sequence ATGAAACCGATTGTCAGCTTCGTGATAGCATTCGTTGCTACAACTATAGCTTGGATCTTCACGTTCTCGCCTTTGACTTTCCTCGAATTCTCTCACTCTCTAGCAGATGTTTTATCGGTGGTAATATCGGCCTGGATCGTGAGGAACTTAAATGCTAAGAATAAGGGATTTACCTACGGGCTTCATAGAAGAGAGATCCTCTCTGTTATTATCAATGTAAGCGTTATGATCATAACCTCGCTTTTAGCTGTGATATTTGCATTCCAAGAACTAATACTTAAGACATATGAGGCAAGTGAATTACCTCTAATTTTAGCTTCCATTGTATCTGCAGCCTTTATGACCGTGGCTAACGGCAAATACGGAATTAAGGAGCATGCTTTAGTAGATTCCATTGATTACATAACGGGTGCGGTTACGGGAACAGCGGTAGCTATAACTGGAATTTATATACTTAACCCATTAGCATCTCTTTTGCTCGTTGTGATCAATATTTACCTTGCTTTCCCACTCTTGAAGCAGTCTTATTACGTCCTCATGGAGAAATCTCCCGTGGATGTCTCTAGAATCCAGGGGGATTTAAAAGAAGTTGAACCTAGTGTACACCACGTCCATGTATGGTCTATATGTGAACATGTGAGAGTTGCAACGCTCCATGTAGTAGCAAGTCCGAATGAAAGGCTAGAGGAAGTAGAGAAAAGAAGGATAGTACTGGAGAAATTACTTAAGGAAAAATACGAAATAAATCACGTTACAATTCAATTCGAAGCTAACGGAACTGACTTGGCCACCAACTAA
- the nurA gene encoding DNA double-strand break repair nuclease NurA, producing MIKEVYNNLVDNYLKIKKDLFAFSQEISKETQDKVNDIWVPYVPKPEDPKGVLAIDGGMFSKEVRTGVVFVVNAEAVYHDGEKTEPKDKMARVGVFKPGNDARDMTGYAMELMELKLALHNPSPLILMDGSIKKKIGKKIDERYLYLLDQLKETDKSREILSLEMKTETEIKNSLILENKLLISAIKERGRTVWISKKSRSTDVFNSFYSDMTLLELFTRGTGYTKPKIHFIDVGSIEEVPELKKLGGEYSTFYVRLSNGSMILRVDVFGRITCDEIEHIMNKLHSDSIKGYPYPLIKAHSDVKVSKDDRARILSMIGRYNNLGVSWWPSQFR from the coding sequence ATGATTAAGGAGGTTTACAATAACTTAGTTGACAACTACCTGAAAATAAAAAAGGATCTCTTTGCTTTCTCTCAGGAGATAAGTAAGGAAACTCAGGATAAAGTCAACGATATATGGGTTCCTTACGTCCCTAAGCCAGAAGACCCCAAGGGCGTTCTGGCAATAGATGGTGGTATGTTCTCTAAAGAAGTGAGAACTGGAGTTGTCTTTGTCGTAAACGCAGAGGCAGTTTATCATGACGGTGAGAAGACAGAACCCAAAGATAAGATGGCAAGAGTAGGCGTGTTTAAGCCTGGAAATGACGCTAGGGACATGACTGGTTATGCGATGGAACTTATGGAATTGAAATTAGCTTTGCACAATCCCTCTCCTTTAATTTTGATGGATGGAAGCATAAAGAAAAAGATTGGGAAAAAGATAGACGAGAGGTATCTTTACCTCCTGGATCAATTGAAGGAGACCGATAAATCTAGGGAAATACTATCCTTAGAGATGAAAACGGAAACTGAAATTAAGAACTCTCTAATTCTTGAAAATAAGCTCCTAATATCTGCAATAAAGGAAAGGGGAAGAACCGTTTGGATATCTAAAAAGAGCAGGTCTACCGACGTGTTTAATTCTTTCTATTCCGACATGACACTGCTCGAACTATTTACTAGAGGGACTGGGTATACCAAACCAAAAATACATTTCATAGACGTAGGTTCGATTGAAGAGGTACCAGAGCTTAAGAAACTAGGAGGGGAGTACTCCACGTTCTACGTCAGGCTTTCTAACGGTTCTATGATTTTGAGAGTAGATGTATTCGGAAGGATAACTTGTGACGAGATTGAACACATAATGAACAAACTTCACTCTGATTCCATAAAGGGGTACCCTTATCCTCTGATTAAGGCACACTCAGATGTCAAAGTCTCAAAAGACGATAGGGCTAGAATTCTTTCCATGATAGGAAGGTATAACAACCTCGGAGTTAGTTGGTGGCCAAGTCAGTTCCGTTAG
- a CDS encoding AAA family ATPase, protein MKIEELKIKDFLSHANTEVKFDSNVAVNVIIGQNGAGKTSIIQGILFSLFREGDRGNASNMVRRGAQEASIVMSFSQNGKEYQVTRYLSRQGKARDDVLFVEGNPLARGASAVNKEMERILGITSDVAYSTFIVKEGKILDVLDEKELADILSEIMKIDKLDKLIDSSGYIRSVQKELENKLQNLKEMETQIQKDEEYLLARESELKQKEGELQKVDNELQTISNEVNDLKTELDEQTKRREAYLRIREKKTAKEEEIRRLELELERDGKEIERIDSLRSKLEALKKYKEIESDIKAYQANKDTVEKQYRQLKIVTKNRENMEGKLKKKRELEPYYKRYLEISSRLKENKRKLDEITPFKVRLDQDINQLKKLEDELSSQEVNIDEKIASLKETLSTKQEELGEIEKKIGEIDATVKDIQDTLSRLEEIHEDKCPICGNPLDEEHKKNIEEEKKAKLSELQGSKLSLNQERKKLNLEIRKLNDEISNLSQIAGKVRSYLDRKARLEKEISDLQEKARDYERLKDEVKADEEILNNEDLESLYESYLSVKDVTEGELEDLIAQENALKRHIADLEEKLNDVESKMMGQSIDYIKAKIQEHDQVERELRELEKTEARFLHNKESVEEKKKELEAISQELGNLSYDEGEYMRVKDLVDRGVKKLQEVISRKSEIEGRITEMRKEIENRRREIEEGKAKLKDIPKLEKAHQKLTKLRDDLGDNGLKGFLISSVTTLLMSNVNDILGRFDLSFRNVEISRKTTGKTRLRTEFETIVYNTKGDQLCIENLSGGEKISLALAIRLALTKIITNPGFMILDEPTVHLDEERRKKLIEVIKAVNEVVPQILVITHDEEVLDAADVVFRVKKENGISKVNIENTGDGND, encoded by the coding sequence ATGAAAATTGAAGAGCTTAAGATAAAAGATTTCTTAAGCCACGCTAACACCGAGGTCAAATTCGATAGTAACGTCGCAGTAAACGTCATAATAGGGCAGAACGGCGCTGGGAAGACTTCAATTATACAAGGAATCCTGTTCTCCTTGTTTAGAGAAGGGGATAGAGGAAACGCCTCAAACATGGTAAGGAGAGGGGCTCAGGAAGCCTCCATTGTTATGAGTTTCTCTCAAAATGGGAAGGAATATCAAGTCACGAGGTACCTCTCAAGGCAGGGAAAGGCTAGAGATGATGTCCTCTTCGTGGAGGGGAACCCATTAGCTAGGGGAGCCTCAGCGGTCAACAAGGAGATGGAGAGAATTCTAGGCATTACTTCAGATGTCGCTTACTCTACCTTCATAGTGAAGGAAGGGAAGATCCTTGACGTACTGGATGAGAAAGAGTTGGCCGATATTTTGTCGGAGATAATGAAGATAGACAAGCTTGATAAACTCATCGACTCTTCAGGTTACATTAGGTCCGTTCAAAAGGAATTGGAAAATAAGCTTCAGAATCTTAAAGAAATGGAGACTCAAATCCAAAAAGACGAGGAGTACTTGTTGGCGAGGGAATCAGAGCTTAAACAGAAAGAAGGGGAATTGCAAAAGGTTGACAATGAGCTACAGACAATATCTAATGAGGTCAATGACTTAAAGACAGAACTCGATGAGCAGACCAAGAGAAGAGAAGCCTATCTCAGAATACGCGAGAAGAAGACCGCAAAGGAGGAAGAAATTAGGAGGTTGGAACTAGAGCTTGAGAGGGACGGGAAAGAAATCGAGAGGATAGATTCCTTACGTTCCAAGTTAGAAGCCCTAAAAAAGTACAAAGAAATAGAGAGCGACATAAAAGCGTACCAAGCTAACAAGGATACTGTAGAAAAACAGTATAGACAGCTGAAAATAGTCACGAAGAACAGGGAGAACATGGAAGGTAAATTGAAAAAGAAGAGAGAGCTAGAGCCGTATTATAAGCGTTATCTAGAGATCAGTAGCAGATTGAAGGAAAATAAGAGAAAGTTAGACGAAATAACCCCGTTTAAAGTTAGGCTGGATCAGGACATCAATCAGCTGAAGAAATTAGAAGATGAACTTTCATCACAAGAGGTCAACATAGACGAGAAAATAGCGTCCTTGAAGGAAACCCTGTCTACAAAGCAAGAGGAACTAGGCGAGATAGAAAAGAAGATAGGGGAAATCGACGCTACAGTAAAGGACATTCAAGACACTCTCAGCAGATTGGAAGAGATTCATGAGGATAAATGTCCAATATGTGGTAACCCTCTTGACGAGGAACACAAGAAGAACATAGAAGAGGAGAAGAAAGCTAAGCTTTCTGAGCTACAGGGGTCCAAACTATCTCTTAATCAGGAAAGGAAGAAGCTCAACTTGGAGATCAGGAAACTTAACGACGAGATTTCCAACTTGAGCCAGATAGCAGGTAAAGTGAGGTCTTATCTGGATAGGAAGGCTAGACTGGAAAAAGAGATATCTGACTTGCAAGAGAAAGCAAGGGACTATGAAAGACTGAAAGACGAGGTCAAGGCAGATGAGGAGATTTTGAATAACGAAGATCTGGAGTCTTTGTATGAGTCATACCTCTCGGTCAAGGATGTGACTGAGGGAGAGTTAGAGGATCTGATAGCTCAAGAAAACGCTCTCAAGCGACACATAGCAGATCTAGAGGAGAAGCTTAACGACGTTGAATCCAAGATGATGGGACAATCAATAGATTATATAAAGGCTAAGATACAGGAACATGATCAAGTGGAAAGGGAACTTAGAGAGCTAGAGAAAACAGAGGCTAGATTTCTACACAATAAAGAAAGCGTTGAGGAGAAAAAGAAAGAGCTGGAGGCCATATCTCAGGAACTAGGTAACTTGTCGTATGACGAGGGAGAATACATGAGAGTCAAAGACTTAGTGGATAGAGGTGTGAAGAAACTTCAGGAAGTGATAAGCAGGAAATCTGAAATTGAGGGTAGGATAACCGAAATGAGGAAAGAGATAGAGAACAGGAGAAGGGAAATAGAAGAGGGGAAAGCCAAGTTGAAGGACATACCTAAATTGGAGAAAGCCCATCAAAAGTTGACCAAGCTCAGGGATGACCTTGGAGATAACGGTTTGAAAGGATTTCTCATTTCGAGCGTTACAACTCTTTTGATGAGTAACGTGAACGATATCTTAGGTAGGTTCGACCTATCATTTAGGAACGTTGAAATATCGAGGAAAACGACTGGTAAGACCAGACTAAGAACTGAATTTGAAACAATAGTCTATAACACTAAGGGGGATCAACTCTGCATAGAGAATTTAAGCGGTGGAGAAAAGATCTCTTTAGCGCTAGCTATTCGTTTAGCACTAACTAAAATAATTACGAACCCCGGGTTCATGATACTGGACGAACCTACTGTTCACTTGGACGAGGAGAGAAGGAAGAAGCTGATAGAGGTAATAAAGGCTGTGAATGAGGTAGTACCGCAGATTTTGGTGATAACTCATGACGAAGAAGTCTTAGACGCTGCAGACGTTGTCTTTAGAGTAAAGAAGGAGAACGGCATAAGCAAGGTGAACATAGAAAATACGGGGGACGGAAATGATTAA
- the mre11 gene encoding DNA double-strand break repair protein Mre11, which yields MLLLHISDTHLGKRQYGLDERETDIYDTFSSLIDEAIKDHVKAVIHTGDLFDVPNPPNNALYHAMKEIMRLRQAGIEFLSIPGDHDTPKRAGEKYPQKILEIAGLRLLNDASIDLEDGGTKVRIFGVKHKPSLLSEQLKDQLRETKPTPGFKNVIMMHQGIREVLPFAYSWQISQGDIPLGFDYYALGHFHTRMLQKFSNGQLGVAGSPDIIREEEIEGYKKNGKGAFLVDLSSGETTVQRINIDIRPQEIVSINSASYKQEIDNLVQEIPVKYKKKPIIHIEINGNPSKYALEYMTKLQEVVLHYRITKYNTEQDQSKGPTMPSNSTVDELIRKFFEGKGYSKQEIDIILEMIKNTDNEASVKESLQKISMGDRNEN from the coding sequence ATGCTCCTCCTTCACATATCCGATACGCATCTAGGTAAGAGGCAGTACGGCCTTGACGAAAGAGAAACAGACATTTACGATACGTTTTCCTCCTTAATTGACGAAGCAATTAAGGATCATGTGAAAGCGGTAATCCATACTGGAGATCTTTTCGACGTCCCCAATCCACCAAACAATGCTTTATATCATGCCATGAAAGAGATCATGAGACTTAGACAAGCAGGGATAGAGTTCCTGAGCATACCGGGAGACCACGACACTCCAAAGAGGGCCGGAGAGAAGTACCCTCAGAAGATCCTAGAGATAGCTGGCTTGAGACTTCTTAACGATGCGTCCATAGATCTGGAGGACGGAGGAACTAAAGTAAGGATATTTGGGGTGAAACATAAACCTAGCTTACTATCCGAACAATTAAAGGATCAGCTCAGAGAGACTAAACCTACCCCTGGCTTCAAGAATGTTATAATGATGCATCAAGGAATAAGGGAAGTCCTTCCTTTCGCTTACTCCTGGCAGATTTCTCAAGGAGACATACCTTTAGGTTTCGACTACTACGCTCTTGGTCACTTCCATACCAGAATGCTTCAGAAGTTCAGCAACGGACAGTTAGGTGTAGCTGGATCTCCAGACATTATAAGGGAAGAAGAAATCGAAGGCTACAAGAAAAACGGAAAGGGAGCTTTCCTGGTGGACCTCTCCTCAGGCGAAACCACGGTTCAAAGAATCAATATTGACATAAGGCCACAAGAGATTGTCAGCATAAATTCCGCTAGTTATAAACAGGAGATAGACAATCTCGTGCAAGAGATTCCTGTAAAGTATAAAAAGAAGCCTATAATTCACATTGAAATTAACGGGAACCCATCTAAATATGCCTTGGAATACATGACTAAACTACAGGAGGTAGTCCTTCATTATAGGATTACCAAGTACAACACAGAGCAAGATCAATCCAAAGGTCCTACAATGCCATCTAATAGCACGGTAGACGAGTTAATAAGGAAGTTCTTTGAAGGGAAAGGTTATTCTAAACAAGAAATAGATATAATTTTAGAGATGATCAAAAATACGGATAACGAGGCGAGCGTGAAGGAATCCCTCCAGAAAATCTCTATGGGTGATAGGAATGAAAATTGA
- the herA gene encoding DNA double-strand break repair helicase HerA, with protein MDIGFVIGEATPQEAFMITLGSIRLGTYVVIEYDNVKALGLVTWLTRGSPLLDKQVSDIEMVQDITKNKERIPHYIKAKIKMLCDLNQACKLPTLPPYPGNTVRLASPQELENIFSAGELRVGTLVGTDVPVNISINSLSRHLAVLAATGSGKSNTVAVLSERIANLGGSILIFDYHGEYSDSDINNLTVLEPKLNPLELSPREFATLLEIRSNAFIQYRILRRAFVETTKAFREGLSKGEIDLQSSTEKFFEMLEESIDENKDEKKKDAKDEVITKIEEFQDRYSGIVDILTPDISQRIKNGTVNVVNLSSMEPESMDALASHYLRKILDSRKTTKRGGNGLAFPVITVIEEAHIFLSKDNDTLTKTWASKIAREGRKFGVSLIIVSQRPKGLDENILSQMTNKIILKIVEPNDKKYVLESSDNLSEDLAEQLSSLDIGEAMVIGKIVRIPAIIKVDRYPGRLAGADPDLIQEWREHAKTKEMNSKFVSFGE; from the coding sequence ATGGATATTGGTTTCGTCATCGGAGAGGCCACCCCACAGGAGGCCTTCATGATAACGTTGGGAAGCATTAGGCTAGGAACTTATGTTGTGATAGAATACGACAACGTAAAGGCTTTGGGGCTGGTGACGTGGCTTACAAGAGGGAGTCCTCTTCTGGATAAGCAAGTTAGCGACATAGAAATGGTTCAAGATATAACCAAAAACAAGGAAAGGATACCTCATTACATAAAAGCCAAGATAAAGATGCTCTGTGATCTGAATCAGGCATGTAAATTACCTACTCTTCCTCCCTATCCTGGAAATACTGTAAGACTTGCAAGTCCGCAGGAACTTGAAAATATATTTTCTGCTGGAGAACTCAGAGTCGGCACTTTAGTAGGCACTGACGTGCCAGTCAACATTTCAATTAACTCCTTATCAAGACACCTTGCAGTGTTGGCAGCAACTGGGTCAGGTAAGTCAAATACGGTAGCTGTATTATCAGAGAGAATAGCGAATCTAGGAGGTAGCATACTTATCTTTGATTATCACGGCGAATATTCGGATAGCGACATAAATAACCTTACTGTGTTAGAGCCTAAGCTGAATCCCCTTGAACTTTCACCGAGAGAATTCGCCACTTTGTTAGAGATCAGATCCAACGCTTTCATACAGTACAGGATTTTAAGGAGGGCTTTCGTAGAAACTACCAAGGCATTTAGAGAAGGACTATCTAAAGGGGAAATCGACCTTCAGAGTTCCACTGAGAAGTTTTTCGAAATGCTCGAGGAATCAATAGATGAAAACAAGGATGAAAAGAAGAAAGATGCGAAAGACGAAGTTATAACCAAGATAGAGGAATTTCAAGATCGTTACTCTGGGATAGTTGATATTCTGACTCCAGATATATCCCAAAGAATCAAAAATGGAACTGTAAACGTAGTTAATCTCAGTTCGATGGAGCCTGAAAGTATGGACGCTTTAGCGTCACATTACTTACGTAAAATACTTGATTCTAGGAAGACAACGAAGAGAGGAGGAAATGGTCTAGCGTTCCCCGTCATCACCGTCATAGAAGAGGCACATATCTTCCTTTCTAAAGACAACGATACCCTGACTAAGACGTGGGCCTCTAAGATAGCCAGGGAGGGAAGGAAGTTTGGTGTGAGTTTGATAATTGTGAGTCAAAGGCCTAAGGGACTGGATGAGAACATATTGAGCCAGATGACCAACAAGATAATCTTGAAAATAGTGGAGCCTAATGATAAGAAATATGTATTGGAGTCTAGCGATAACTTAAGCGAAGACTTGGCGGAGCAGCTATCCTCTCTAGACATAGGTGAGGCAATGGTGATAGGCAAGATAGTTAGAATACCTGCTATAATTAAGGTCGATAGATATCCCGGCAGGCTTGCAGGTGCAGATCCAGATTTAATTCAGGAGTGGAGGGAACATGCTAAAACTAAAGAGATGAACTCCAAATTCGTTTCCTTTGGTGAATGA
- a CDS encoding rubrerythrin — MVSETQKVTELLGKFAVTEDKAHTDEYNRVAMAAKAEGHADVEAMLCAYAAQEKDIADSARKVTALLGKFAVTEDKAHTDEYNRVAMAAKAEGHADVEAMLCAYAAQEKDIADSARKVTALLGKFAVTEDKAHTDEYNRVAMAAKAEGHADVEAMLCAYAAQEKDIADSARKVAGGAF, encoded by the coding sequence ATGGTATCCGAAACTCAGAAAGTAACCGAACTTCTAGGAAAGTTCGCAGTAACAGAAGACAAGGCACACACAGACGAGTACAACAGAGTTGCAATGGCAGCTAAAGCTGAGGGACATGCAGACGTAGAGGCAATGCTGTGTGCATATGCAGCTCAAGAGAAGGATATAGCTGACAGCGCAAGGAAAGTCACAGCTCTCCTAGGAAAGTTCGCAGTAACAGAAGACAAGGCACACACAGACGAGTACAACAGAGTTGCAATGGCAGCTAAAGCTGAGGGACATGCAGACGTAGAGGCAATGCTGTGTGCATATGCAGCTCAAGAGAAGGATATAGCTGACAGCGCAAGGAAAGTCACAGCTCTCCTAGGAAAGTTCGCAGTAACAGAAGACAAGGCACACACAGACGAGTACAACAGAGTTGCAATGGCAGCTAAAGCTGAGGGACATGCAGACGTAGAGGCAATGCTGTGTGCATATGCAGCTCAAGAGAAGGATATAGCTGACAGCGCAAGGAAAGTAGCGGGAGGAGCTTTCTAA